From a region of the Candidatus Eremiobacterota bacterium genome:
- a CDS encoding 2-amino-3,7-dideoxy-D-threo-hept-6-ulosonate synthase, with amino-acid sequence MTGKTLRLKNIFREDGRALIIALDHAAIAGAMEGLADPSRIVGEVTKAGADAILVTKGMLGKARDSVARGAGVILRISGGFTLLSNPDSFEDRVISNVETALKWGADAVAMTIKFGHPREGEFIEEASKIADLCDSWGMPLLVEVMPKGERAKKMGKGEAFSVSCRSAFELGADFIKTAYPGAAEEFRKMAKECPAPIVILGGEKVESHYELFRMVKESLDAGGAGVAMGRNVWGYDSPSRMVRALTLLIHKNATVEKASNALYED; translated from the coding sequence GTGACAGGAAAGACACTGAGGCTTAAGAACATTTTCAGGGAGGACGGGAGGGCCCTCATCATAGCCCTCGACCACGCGGCTATCGCGGGAGCAATGGAAGGACTTGCTGACCCTTCGCGGATTGTCGGCGAGGTGACGAAAGCCGGCGCCGACGCCATCCTTGTCACGAAGGGAATGCTCGGGAAGGCCAGGGATTCCGTCGCCAGGGGCGCGGGGGTGATACTTCGCATCTCGGGAGGCTTTACGCTTCTCTCCAACCCGGATTCCTTTGAAGACCGAGTCATCTCGAACGTCGAAACAGCCCTGAAATGGGGCGCAGATGCGGTGGCCATGACTATTAAATTCGGCCATCCCAGGGAAGGGGAGTTTATCGAGGAGGCCTCGAAAATTGCCGATCTCTGCGATTCCTGGGGCATGCCTCTTCTGGTGGAGGTGATGCCCAAGGGCGAGCGGGCTAAGAAAATGGGCAAGGGCGAAGCCTTCTCCGTCTCCTGCCGCTCGGCATTCGAGCTTGGAGCTGATTTCATCAAGACGGCCTACCCGGGAGCCGCTGAAGAATTCAGGAAGATGGCGAAGGAGTGCCCCGCCCCTATTGTGATCCTTGGCGGTGAAAAGGTGGAGAGCCACTATGAGCTCTTCAGGATGGTAAAAGAGTCCCTGGATGCCGGGGGTGCGGGAGTCGCCATGGGCAGAAATGTCTGGGGATACGATTCACCCTCAAGGATGGTTCGTGCGCTGACCCTGCTCATCCATAAGAACGCCACGGTGGAAAAGGCATCCAACGCCCTTTATGAGGATTAG
- a CDS encoding family 10 glycosylhydrolase → MNNPSRTFLMMLHHACRIAPGKFLPLTLCTVLFLSACLVPLVMAYRMALEPVKFQEKSVWIQVGNQIKEIDARMFEVIDGCGFTRIIFLNSAVDDRGYFPILRSCAAKCRTRGIKVSMGDLVFKEAYLKHYWERNPQLRKKLRDGTVPLHPYYRFEVCPNNPINQQYVADQLVEKAREAGVDEVHVDYECTACYCRYCIKDFLRESGKDARDLSPEDPDWRNWRSCKTAAFFETLARKISKGAPSLKISATAPIIGPRGGFTEYGIDLRYEDIAGFVDEFIPMIYISELLPPELAGRKHLAVKRRLRDSVVTPGLLLAEEKMGSTKNAERFRRELTSVYRAGARGIVIFEVRFINEEIVKILREC, encoded by the coding sequence ATGAACAATCCTTCGCGCACTTTTCTCATGATGCTGCATCACGCATGCAGGATCGCTCCCGGGAAATTCCTTCCCCTGACGCTCTGCACCGTCCTGTTTCTCTCTGCATGTCTTGTTCCTCTCGTGATGGCATACAGGATGGCTCTTGAGCCTGTGAAATTCCAGGAGAAGTCCGTCTGGATACAGGTGGGGAACCAGATAAAGGAGATTGATGCCAGAATGTTCGAGGTCATTGACGGCTGCGGCTTCACCAGGATCATATTCCTCAACTCTGCCGTCGATGACCGCGGCTATTTCCCCATACTCAGGTCTTGTGCCGCGAAATGCCGGACCAGGGGCATCAAGGTGAGCATGGGTGACCTTGTCTTCAAGGAGGCCTACCTCAAGCACTACTGGGAGCGCAACCCTCAATTAAGGAAAAAGCTCCGTGATGGCACGGTTCCCCTGCACCCCTATTACCGATTCGAGGTGTGCCCGAACAACCCGATAAACCAGCAGTATGTGGCAGACCAGCTCGTAGAGAAAGCGAGGGAGGCAGGAGTCGATGAGGTCCATGTCGATTATGAATGCACTGCCTGTTACTGCCGCTACTGTATCAAGGACTTCCTGCGGGAGTCCGGCAAGGATGCCAGGGATCTCTCGCCGGAAGACCCTGACTGGAGAAACTGGCGATCCTGCAAGACTGCGGCATTCTTCGAAACCCTGGCCAGGAAAATATCGAAAGGGGCCCCTTCCCTTAAAATCTCAGCAACAGCACCTATCATCGGCCCCAGGGGAGGCTTCACCGAATACGGGATCGACCTTCGCTACGAGGATATTGCAGGCTTTGTCGATGAGTTCATTCCCATGATTTACATATCGGAGCTCCTACCCCCCGAGCTCGCGGGGAGAAAGCACCTGGCGGTGAAAAGGAGGCTCAGGGACAGCGTCGTGACGCCCGGCCTCCTCCTTGCCGAGGAAAAGATGGGGAGCACGAAGAATGCGGAGCGCTTCAGAAGGGAGCTCACCTCGGTTTACCGCGCCGGTGCCCGCGGGATAGTGATCTTCGAGGTGCGCTTCATCAATGAAGAGATCGTGAAGATACTCAGGGAGTGCTAA